Proteins encoded in a region of the Mangifera indica cultivar Alphonso unplaced genomic scaffold, CATAS_Mindica_2.1 Un_0173, whole genome shotgun sequence genome:
- the LOC123208248 gene encoding vacuolar fusion protein CCZ1 homolog B-like isoform X2, whose protein sequence is MGLASVSTASEGIQICVFDLRRGQNEGQELDKILFFFPADLPFSTQLSVIGLSEGLITFTRMFSPEAACEVIEAEKHSHVFYEAEPDIWMVMVVEKSKELEAIWRIDALRKVMKEVHSLFLMFYGSLRAMLEKEPSGGLIRSHLYPFIMDYLSDFFMGKKLQLPSFRDCLKERGTVQMLTVGREAAIEVQSLVRVLESSAGNTQCYSLILFHNLLVSTTLSPDDTINLFTYAVSRLTPHALSSGASSWSYLRRSSTSSDVASGSNLAHSASISEQIYHSSNTSPGRDNSNHVARPLQNDKWSKGKDGFLVTDIWGVDAGSLICATPTVWLQQTEEGMYLCPYQYKNLTIILLIPVSSVLNGEQGVSAVKQQVLDNASLKILKVEEKLSKGWGGENAYHVSGYRYLLADGDRNISRASPPGKVTTLTKESLLALSKLREEVDLEKGRAKYNNPDAEKDLELCIRAKNNAWVIARVTRGKELYMVLEKANETILYASDAFEKFSNRYCNGAFSLD, encoded by the exons ATGGGTTTGGCATCCGTGAGCACCGCCAGTGAAGGCATACAAATTTGTGTATTTGATTTGAGAAGGGGACAAAATGAAGGGCAGGAGCTGGacaagattttgtttttctttcctgCTGATTTGCCCTTTTCTACACAACTTTCTGTGATAGGGCTAAGCGAAGGACTTATCACATTTACAAG AATGTTCTCACCGGAGGCTGCATGTGAGGTCATAGAAGCAGAGAAACACTCTCATGTTTTCTATGAAGCAGAACCCGATATTTGGATGGTGATG GTAGTTGAGAAAAGTAAGGAATTAGAAGCCATATGGCGAATTGATGCATTACGGAAGGTTATGAAGGAAGTGCACTCCCTTTTCTTGATGTTTTATGGATCCTTAAGAGCAATGCTTGAAAAAGAACCTAGTGGTGGACTAATTCGTTCTCATTTGTATCCATTCATCATGGATTATCTAAGTG ATTTTTTCATGGGGAAGAAACTCCAATTACCATCATTCCGTGACTGTTTGAAGGAGCGTGGAACTGTACAAATGTTGACCGTAGGGAGGGAGGCTGCAATTGAGGTTCAG TCACTTGTCAGGGTACTGGAATCGTCTGCTGGGAACACACAGTGCTACTCCTTGATTTTATTTCACAACCTTCTGGTTTCAACAACGCTTTCTCCT GATGACACCATAAACTTATTTACATATGCTGTCTCAAGATTAACCCCACATGCTCTATCCTCTGGAGCAAGTTCTTGGTCGTATTTACGGAGATCAAGTACCTCATCTGATGTTGCTTCAGGGTCTAACTTGGCCCATTCTGCCTCTATCTCAGaacaaatttatcattcaaGTAATACCTCACCTGGTAGAGACAATAGTAATCATGTTGCACGACCCCTGCAGAATGACAAATGGTCCAAGGGAAAGGATGGTTTTCTTGTCACTGATATATGGGGTGTGGATGCTGGTAGCTTGATTTGTGCCACCCCAACAGTTTGGCTTCAGCAGACTGAGGAGGGAATGTACCTTTGTCCTTATCAGTATAAAAACCTTACCATAATCCTTCTAATTCCTGTTTCCTCTGTTCTAAATGGAGAGCAAGGTGTTTCTGCAGTAAAGCAACAAGTTCTTGATAAT GCTTCACTAAAGATATTAAAAGTTGAAGAGAAACTATCAAAAGGTTGGGGTGGTGAGAATGCATACCATGTCAGTGGGTATCGTTACTTACTTGCAGATGGTGACAGAAATATCTCAAGGGCTTCTCCACCAGGAAAGGTTACTACACTAACAAAG GAATCTTTACTTGCATTAAGCAAGCTTAGAGAAGAGGTAGATTTGGAAAAAGGTAGAGCAAAATACAATAATCCAGATGCTGAGAAAGATTTGGAACTATGCATTCGAGCAAAAAATAATGCTTGGGTTATTGCTCGGGTAACAAGAGGGAAGGAACTTTATATGGTTCTTGAGAAAGCAAACGAAACGATTCTATATGCCTCAGATGCTTTTGAGAAGTTCAGCAACAG GTATTGCAATGGAGCTTTTTCTTTGGACTAG
- the LOC123208248 gene encoding vacuolar fusion protein CCZ1 homolog B-like isoform X1, whose amino-acid sequence MGLASVSTASEGIQICVFDLRRGQNEGQELDKILFFFPADLPFSTQLSVIGLSEGLITFTRMFSPEAACEVIEAEKHSHVFYEAEPDIWMVMVVEKSKELEAIWRIDALRKVMKEVHSLFLMFYGSLRAMLEKEPSGGLIRSHLYPFIMDYLSAFHKRSILDTCCWDFFMGKKLQLPSFRDCLKERGTVQMLTVGREAAIEVQSLVRVLESSAGNTQCYSLILFHNLLVSTTLSPDDTINLFTYAVSRLTPHALSSGASSWSYLRRSSTSSDVASGSNLAHSASISEQIYHSSNTSPGRDNSNHVARPLQNDKWSKGKDGFLVTDIWGVDAGSLICATPTVWLQQTEEGMYLCPYQYKNLTIILLIPVSSVLNGEQGVSAVKQQVLDNASLKILKVEEKLSKGWGGENAYHVSGYRYLLADGDRNISRASPPGKVTTLTKESLLALSKLREEVDLEKGRAKYNNPDAEKDLELCIRAKNNAWVIARVTRGKELYMVLEKANETILYASDAFEKFSNRYCNGAFSLD is encoded by the exons ATGGGTTTGGCATCCGTGAGCACCGCCAGTGAAGGCATACAAATTTGTGTATTTGATTTGAGAAGGGGACAAAATGAAGGGCAGGAGCTGGacaagattttgtttttctttcctgCTGATTTGCCCTTTTCTACACAACTTTCTGTGATAGGGCTAAGCGAAGGACTTATCACATTTACAAG AATGTTCTCACCGGAGGCTGCATGTGAGGTCATAGAAGCAGAGAAACACTCTCATGTTTTCTATGAAGCAGAACCCGATATTTGGATGGTGATG GTAGTTGAGAAAAGTAAGGAATTAGAAGCCATATGGCGAATTGATGCATTACGGAAGGTTATGAAGGAAGTGCACTCCCTTTTCTTGATGTTTTATGGATCCTTAAGAGCAATGCTTGAAAAAGAACCTAGTGGTGGACTAATTCGTTCTCATTTGTATCCATTCATCATGGATTATCTAAGTG CATTTCACAAGCGCTCTATCTTGGATACCTGCTGCTGGG ATTTTTTCATGGGGAAGAAACTCCAATTACCATCATTCCGTGACTGTTTGAAGGAGCGTGGAACTGTACAAATGTTGACCGTAGGGAGGGAGGCTGCAATTGAGGTTCAG TCACTTGTCAGGGTACTGGAATCGTCTGCTGGGAACACACAGTGCTACTCCTTGATTTTATTTCACAACCTTCTGGTTTCAACAACGCTTTCTCCT GATGACACCATAAACTTATTTACATATGCTGTCTCAAGATTAACCCCACATGCTCTATCCTCTGGAGCAAGTTCTTGGTCGTATTTACGGAGATCAAGTACCTCATCTGATGTTGCTTCAGGGTCTAACTTGGCCCATTCTGCCTCTATCTCAGaacaaatttatcattcaaGTAATACCTCACCTGGTAGAGACAATAGTAATCATGTTGCACGACCCCTGCAGAATGACAAATGGTCCAAGGGAAAGGATGGTTTTCTTGTCACTGATATATGGGGTGTGGATGCTGGTAGCTTGATTTGTGCCACCCCAACAGTTTGGCTTCAGCAGACTGAGGAGGGAATGTACCTTTGTCCTTATCAGTATAAAAACCTTACCATAATCCTTCTAATTCCTGTTTCCTCTGTTCTAAATGGAGAGCAAGGTGTTTCTGCAGTAAAGCAACAAGTTCTTGATAAT GCTTCACTAAAGATATTAAAAGTTGAAGAGAAACTATCAAAAGGTTGGGGTGGTGAGAATGCATACCATGTCAGTGGGTATCGTTACTTACTTGCAGATGGTGACAGAAATATCTCAAGGGCTTCTCCACCAGGAAAGGTTACTACACTAACAAAG GAATCTTTACTTGCATTAAGCAAGCTTAGAGAAGAGGTAGATTTGGAAAAAGGTAGAGCAAAATACAATAATCCAGATGCTGAGAAAGATTTGGAACTATGCATTCGAGCAAAAAATAATGCTTGGGTTATTGCTCGGGTAACAAGAGGGAAGGAACTTTATATGGTTCTTGAGAAAGCAAACGAAACGATTCTATATGCCTCAGATGCTTTTGAGAAGTTCAGCAACAG GTATTGCAATGGAGCTTTTTCTTTGGACTAG